A window of Halopelagius inordinatus genomic DNA:
GTGACGACGACACGCACCCGATTCCGGACCTGACCGGATACATCACCGAGGGTCAGATCTACGTCGACCGTGACCTGAACAGCCAGGGCGTCGAACCGCCGATAAACGTCCTTCCCAGCCTCTCGCGGCTGATGGACGACGGTATCGGCGAGGGCCTGACGCGCGAGGACCACGCGGACGTCTCCGACCAGATGTACGCCGCGTACGCCGAGGGTGAGGACCTTCGGGACCTGGTGAACATCGTCGGCCGCGAGGCGCTGTCCGAGCGTGACAACACCTACCTCGACTTCGCCGACCGCTTCGAAGAGGAGTTCGTGGACCAGGGGTACGATACGAACCGCTCTATCGACGAGACGCTCGAAATCGGCTGGGACCTCCTGTCGATGTTCCCGAAGAAGGAGCTCAACCGCGTCGACGAGGAACTCATCGAAGAGCACTACCGAGAGTCCTCGACCGACGAAGGCGCCGAAGAAGTCACAGCAGACTGAGCCGTCGCCCACGTTCGTTTTTTCCGCGTTCGCACCGTCCGAGCGCCGCGTTCGTTCGGCCACCCCGAAACGTATCACCGCACAGATCCTACTGAAGACATGGCGAACCGGCTGTTCCAAGAGCGCGTGTTGGTCGCCGTCGCAGACGACCGGACGTACGAACGGGCCGAGAGACTGCTCCGGTCGGTTCTCGACGACTGTTCCATCCGGCGTGTCACCCGCTCGGCCGACGCGCGGTCCGGCGACGGAGCCTTCGACTGCGTGGTGGTCGCCGACGATCTTCCCGACGGTCGAGCGACGAGCGTCGCCGACGCGTTCGCGGACGCGCCCGTCGTGATACTGCGTCACCCCGACAGCGACCTCACGGTGCCGGAGGCGTTCGACGCGGGTGCGGCGGACGTCGTCACCGTCGGAGAGACGAACCGCTTCGAGCGACTCGGCGAACGAGTCGCGAGTGCGATGACCTGGTGGCGACGTCGAGCGGAGTTGACAGAACGCATCGGAGAGGACCTGAAAGAGCAGGCCATGGACGAGGCTCCGGTCGGTATCACTATCGCGGACATGTCGCTTCCGGACGGTCCGTTGGTGTACGTCAACGAGGCGTTCGAGACGACGACGGGCTACCCGAAATCGCAAGCGTTGGGCCGCAACTGTCGGTTTCTCCAGGGGCCGGGTACGGAGGAGGAACCGGTCGCCGAACTCCGGCGTGCAGTCGATTCCGAGTCGTCTGCGACGGTCGAACTGCTGAACTATCGACGCGACGGTGAGCCGTTTTGGAACCGAGTGGACATCGCACCGCTGTGCGACCCCGACGGACGAGTGACACACTACGTCGGATTCCAGACGGACATCACCGCGCGCGTTCGCGCCGAAGAGGCTGTCGAACGCGAACGTGCCCGGCTTCAGCGACTCGTCGACCACATCGAGGGGCTACTCGTGGAGACGTCCGAAGTTCTCGTGCGCGCGCAGGCGAGAGACGAACTCGAGCGGAAGGTGTGCGAGCGAATCGCGGCCACGGAGCAGTACTCGTGTGCGTGGATAGCCGACTGCGACCTCTCGCCGGAGGCCGTCGTTCCGGACGCGTGGGCGGGGGAGATGCCCTCGTCCGTCGTCGGGCTACGGATAGCCCTCGACGACACAGCCGACCCGGTCGCTCGGACCGTCGCGACGCGGACCCCGCAAATAGCCCGCGACCCCGAAGGACAGTTTCACCACAACGTCGTCCTCCCGTTCGGGGGCCTCGTCGCGGTCCCCTTACTCCACCGGGAGACGCTGTACGGCGTCCTCACCGTCTACGCGGAGACGGTCGACGAGCACGAGCGGATAGTCCTCGGCGCGTTGGGCCGGGCGGTCGGTGCCGCCATCGACGCGTTCGAGAGTCGTCGAACGCTCATCACCGACAGCCGTCTGTCGCTTCGGTTCGAGGTGGTCGCGCCCGACTCGCCACTCGTCTCCGTCGCTCGCCGAGGTGACTGCCGCCTCGACTACGAAGGCGTCGTCGCCCGCGACGACGGGTCCGTCGTCCTGTTCGTCTCCTCGCCGTCGTCAGACGTCGAACTCGACAGCTCGGACATCCCGGGACTCGACCACGTTCACCGACTGCAACGAACCGGCGGCACGGCCGTCTACGAACTGCTTCTCTCTCCCGGTTCGCTGCTCTCTCAGATTGCAGAGGGAGGGGCGCGACTCACAGACCTCACCGTCGATGCGACGCGGGGCACGGTCGTAATCGACACGACTGTCGCCGACCGAACGCTCGGGCGCAGACTCCTCGAAGACGTCGAACGAACGTCTCGTTCGGTTCGACTACTCGCGGTCGGCGAGAACGAAGACCCCACCGATACCCGACGGGCGTTCGCCGGTTCCGTCGAAGAGAAACTCACGGACAAACAGCGAACCGCGCTCCAACTCGCGCATCTCGGGGGGTTCTTCGAGTGGCCGCACGGTATCTCGGGAGACGAGTTGGCGGACGCGATGGATATCTCGCGTTCGACGTATCACCAACACCTCCGCGCGGCCGAGAAGAAACTCGTCTCGCAGTTCTACCGGCACCACCCCAACTAGTTTGGTAGGGCCGATATGCAAACTCATGCCATACTTGTGAGTGTACTATGGCAACCCCTGGAAGCGAATCGATATGGCTGTGGCTCGGTACGGCCGGAATGACGCTCGGAACGCTCTTCTTCATCGCCCGCGGGTGGGGCGTGAAGGACGAGAAAGAACAGCGGTTCTACATCATCACGATATTCATAACCACCATCGCGTCGGCGGCGTACTTCTCGATGGCGACCGGATTCGGCCTCACACAGGTGGAAGTCGGTACTCAGGTGCTCGACATCTACTGGGCCCGCTACGCGGACTGGTTGTTCACCACGCCGCTGTTGCTTCTCGACCTCGCGCTCCTCGCGGGGGCGAACAGGAACACCATCTACACGCTCGTCGGTCTCGACGTGTTCATGATCGGAACCGGACTCGCCGGTGCGTTCGCCTCCTCGGCACCCGCACGAATCGCCTGGTGGGCTATCAGCACCGTCGCGCTGTTGTTCCTCCTGTACTTCCTGGTCGAGGCGCTCTCGGAGGCCGCAAAGACGCAGACCGAGTCGGTTCGGAAACTGACGAACACGCTCCGAAACATGATAATCGTCCTCTGGTTGGCGTACCCCGTCGTCTGGATTCTCGGCACCGAAGGGACCGTCGGCTTCCTCCCGTTGTACGTCGAGACGGCGGCGTTCATGGTTCTCGACCTCACCGCGAAGGTGGGATTCGGGGTCGTCCTGCTGCGCAGTCACAGCATCCTCGAAGAGGCCGGACAGACGACTCCGGCGGCCGCGACTGCCGACTGAGAGCCGCCTCGGCTCTCCGTTTCTGTAACGTTTAAAAACACTCACGCAAACCATTCAGTCATCGTGTCTCACACCATTCCCGACCATCAGAGAGAACCGTGAGCGTGCGGCTCACGTACTTCGGCTTTCACGCCGTGTTTCTCCTGCCAGCGCTGGCGGTACTGGCAGTCGGCCTCTCTCACAGTCGTCGGCGGCTGGACGCCACTCACTGGGTCGGGACGGCGCTCATCACCGTGGTCGCCCTCCTGTACACGACGCCGTGGGACAACCACCTCATCTCCCGCGGCGTCTGGGGGTACGGCGACGGTGTCGTCGCCCTGCGGGTGTGGCTCGTCCCCGTCGAGGAACTCCTGTTCATGCTCTTGCAACCGCTCGTCGTCGCGCTCTGGTTGTACGCTCTCGCGCTGGCGGTGAGGTCCGCCTCGGTGACGACGCGAGACCGACTTCTCGGCGTCGCGGCGGGGGCTCTCGTCGGGGCTGTCGGCCTCGTTCTCTACGTGTTCGGCGGTCAGACGTACTACCTCGGAGCCATCCTCACGTGGGCCGCTCCGGTCCTCGCACTCCAGTGGGGGTTCGGGTGGCCCTACCTGTGGGCGGTCCGTCGGACGTTCGCCTTCGGCGTCGCCGTCCCGACGGTGTACTTCTGTCTGGCCGACCGCGTCGCGCTTCAGTTCGGCATCTGGCACATCTCGGCCGACCACACCACGGGCATCGCCCTGTTCGGACTCCCCATCGAGGAGGCGACGTTCTTCTTCGTCACGAACCTGTTCGTGGTGCAGGGTCTCCTCTTGTTTCACTGGGTGGTCGAACGATGGCGCTGAGCGAACGCCCCGCCGTCGATAGAAGAGTGAAGCGACGGCTCGCTCGAACGGTGTTTCCCGTCGCGTGGGTCGCCCTCGCGGCCGTCGGTGTCGCCTCGCTCGTCGGCGTCACCCTCGGCGGCCCCTCTCGGTACGTCCCCCTGTTAGCGAGCGTCGTCTTCCTCGGACTGCCGCACGGTGCGCTCGACCACGTGACCGTGCCGCGCGCCCGCGGGTCGGAGCCCTCGGTTCGGTCGCTCGCCGCCGTGGGGGCGCTGTATCTCGTCTTCGGCGGCCTCTACGCGGTCGTCTGGTTTCTCACCCCCGCCGCGGCGTTCGTCGGCTTTCTCCTTTTGACGTGGTTTCACTGGGGGCAGGGGGACGTCTACCCGCTCGTCTCTCTGACCGAGGAGACGCACCTTCGAACCCGGGGGCAACGCGCCCTCGCGGCGACCGTCCGCGGCGGGATTCCGATGGTCGTCCCGCTCGTCGCGTTCCCGGAGACGTACCGCCGCGTCGCGGCGACGACCGTCGAACTGTTCGCCCCGGAAGTGACGTTCGCGTGGCTCGTTTCCCCGCCGCTCCGAATCTCCGTCGGCGTCGGGCTGGCTCTTGTCACCCTCGCGTCGCTTCTCCTCGGGTGGCGTCGAGCGCCACACGGTCCCTCTCGCACCGCGTGGCTGGTCGACGTCGGCGAGTCGGTGCTGCTTTGGGCGTTCTTCCTCGTCGTCCCCCCGCTGGTCGCCATCGGGCTGTACTTCCCGTTGTGGCACTCGCTGCGGCATCTCGCACGCCTCGCTGCGCTCGATTCGCCGGTCGCCGACGCGCTGTCGAACGGCCACTCTCTTTCGGCCGCCGCCTCTCTCGGCCGCGACGCACTACCGATGACGGCCGGCGCGGTGGTCTTTCTCGGCGCTCTCGCGTTGACCGTTCCGACGGCCGTCGGTGGTATCGACGAAGTCGCGTCCGTCTATCTCGTCTCGCTCGCCGTCCTCACCCTCCCGCACGTGGTCGTCGTCTCGGTACTCGACCGGGTGCAAGGGATCTGGTGACCCTCTCGTGGCCCGTCGTGGACTCGGTTCGGAGCCGGTTCGCGGAGACTGAAAAGGATTAACCCCCTCCGTCCACAAGCGTCCCCCAAGGATGGCCAACGACGTCAAACCGACTCGGAAGAACCTGATGGCGATAGAGGACCGCATCGAACTCTCCGAGCGAGGCCACGACACGCTGGAGCAGAAACGCGACGGCCTCATCATGGAGTTCATGGACATCCTCGACCAGGCGCAGGACGTCCGTTCGGAACTCAACACCAACTACGAGACCGCACAGCGGAAGATAAACATGGCGCGCGCGATGGAGGGCGACGTCGCGGTGCGCGGTGCGGCCGCGGCGCTGAAAGAACACCCGGAGATCACGACGCAGTCGAAAAACATCATGGGCGTCGTCGTCCCGCAGATAGAGTCCTCGCGCGTCAGAAAGAGCCTCGACCAGCGCGGCTACGGGCTGCTCGGGTCGTCCGCGCGCATCGACGAGGCCGCAGACGCCTACGAGGAACTGCTCGAAAGCATCATCCTCGCCGCGGAAGTCGAGACGGCGATGAAGAAGATGCTCAGAGAGATAGAGACGACGAAGCGCCGCGTCAACGCCCTCGAATTCAAGCTCCTCCCCGACCTCTACGAGAACCAAGAGTACATCGAGCAGAAACTCGAAGAACAGGAGCGCGAAGAGACGTTCCGCCTGAAGAAGATAAAGGGCAAGAAAGAGGAAGAAGAGAAGGAAGAACGCGAGGCCGAGGCGGCCGAAGAGGCCGCCGAAGCCGAGAGACTCCCGGCGGACGACTGACGGGCGACCCCTCGGAGTCGGTCGGCGTCGCTTCGGCTCACCATCCGTTTCTCCGCCGCTCTCCGGACGACACCACTGGTTTTTCCTCGCCGCCGCCGTATCTCGACGTATGACTCGCACGTGTCCGGACTGCGGCGGTGACCTCGTCTCCTTTGCCGTCCCCGACGGCCTCGAACCGCACGCGCCGGACGCACCCGCAGCGGCGCTCTGTTCGAACTGTCTCCGAACGTACCCCGCAGACGCCGCCGAGTCGGCCGACTTCGGTTCGGTCGCGGACTACTTCCCCCGCGGCGACGGCGGCGCGGCGACGGCGCTTCTGCTCGGACTGCTCGACTCGCTGGCGTTGAACCGCGCCGCAATCGAGTCGCTCGCTGACCGCGCCGAACGCGACGGCGCGGACGTGCTGTTGACGCTCGACAGAATCGACGGCGACGCGACGCTCGCCCCTCACTTCGACGTCGGCCGTCGTCGCACGCAGGTCGGACAGATACTCGACTGAGGCGGCGAACCCGCTCCGTCGGAGAAGAACCGTTCTCGCTCGCTTAGACGCCGGTGGCGTAGCGGAGGATGCCCGCGACGCCGCCGAAGGCGTCGTGCAGTTGCTCGCCCTTCTCGAAGTCCGTCGAGATGAACTTCGTCTCCGTCCCACGCTGTTCGGCGATGGACATCAGATGTTCGATGACGTCATCGCGGTCTTTCTTTTCGGCCTCCTGACCGCACTCGGTGCACTCGTGTCCGGGGTCACCGTGGCGGCGGTCCACGACTTCGTACTCCTCGTGGCCCTCCGGACACTCGTAGACGACGACGTCCGAGTGGAGGTCCTCCGAGAGGAGGAGTCGGTCGACGGAGCCCATGACGAGGTTCTTCCGGGTGGGTCCGAACCCGTACGTCGCCTGCTCTCCGGTGTGGAGTTTCTCGAAGAACTCCTCCATCTGGGATTTGTCCTTCATCACCTCCTGATCCGCGAGCACGTCCTGTGCGGCGTCGACTAAGTCTTTGAGCCCGGACTCGTCGGTGTAGGAGACGTCGAACTTCCCGACGACGTGGTCTTGCAGTTCGTGGTGGAGGTAGTCGCCGTCCAGGAACTCGTCTTTCGTCGGCGACGGACCGCCCACGAGGATGCCGTCGAGTTCGTGTCGCCGCGAGACGAACAGGTCGTTTGCCATCCCCGCGACCTCCTGATAGAAGTTGTCGATGGCTTCCAGACGGAGGCGGGCGAAACGCTGGGCGGACTGGCCACCTTTCCGCTGTTTGCCGGGGACGAGAGAGGAGGCGGACTTGACGGGTTCGACGCGCTTGCCTTTCAGCCACCCGACGTTCGCCTCGCGGCGGTCGAGGACGATGAGGCCGAACAGTCCCTTGTCCGTCAGCATGTTTTCGAGCGGTTCCGTGAGGAAGTCCGAGTCGCAGTGGTAGCGGAACGACTGGATGGGCTCGGGCGGACTGTCCAACACCTTCGTCACCATCTCCGTCTGGCCGCCGCCGGAGTTGACCGCGCCGGAGAAGATGACGATGCCGTTCTCGGGGGGGAAGGTGTCGTAGTAGCGGAGGCGGTCCTTGATCGACTTCAGGGCGTCTTGGACGGCCGTGCGCGTCTGTTTCGACTTGATATTCGACGCCTCAGAGTGTTCCTGCGTGACGTGGGCGACGACGTCGGATATCTGTTTGTCCTCCGGGATGTAGATAGTGACGAGTTGCGTTCCGGAGCCTTCGAAATCCTCTAGCTCCTCTATGACCTTCCGGAACTCGTACTTCCGGCGGTCCTCGCTCGCCTCGGCGTCGGTACTCATTGTCGAATATAGGCCGGCGAGAGGCTAAGTAACCTACGACTGTCGGGGAACGTCCGGACGAACGGCAGATCGGCGGTGTGTCGGCGGTTCGCTCGGAATAGGTTTATGTGGTTGTCTCGGGAGAGTCCGAACGAGTAAGATATGGGACGGGTGTACGCAGTGGTCAGCGCGAAGGGAGGCGTCGGAAAGACCACGACGACGACGAATCTCGCGGCGGCCCTCGCCGCGGCGGGTGCCGACGTCGCGGTGGTCGACGGCGACCTCGGCATGGCGAACCTCGCGGGGGCGTTGGGCGTCGTACCGACGGAGCCGACGCTCCACGACGTTCTCGCGGGCGAATCGGACGTGTCCGAGGCGACGCAGGAGGGACCGCACGGGATGGCCGTGGTTCCGGGGGCGACGGACCTCGACGCGTTCGCTCGCGCGGACCCGGAGGGTCTCCGCGCGGTGCTCTCCGAACTGGCCGACCGATACGAGTACGTCCTGCTCGACACGGGCGCAGGACTGAGTAACGACACCGTCGTCCCCCTCACGTACGTCGACGAGGCGATTCTCGTCTCGACGACGGGGCGGGACGCGTTGGGGGACACCGAGAAGACGCGGCAGGTCGCGGTCCGACTGGACGTACCGGTCGCGGGCGCGGTGCTCACGCGCGTGGACCCCGAGAACCCGAACGCGGCCACGGTCGAAGAGCAACTCGACGCCGAGATACTGCAGGCGATTCCCGACGAGAACGTCGTCCGCCGGGCGGGCGACGCGGGCGAACCGCTCACGACGTTCGCGCCGGGGAGTTCGGCGGCCGCCGCCTACAGAGCGCTCGCAGCGGACCTGACCGGAGAACCCGTTCCGCAACCGGACGCCGTCGCCGCGCCGGACGACCCGAGCGAGGAGGCCCCGGAGGACGTTCCCGCCGCGGAGGACGTTCCCGCCGCGGACGACGACGAGACGCCGGACGCGTCCGCCGACGAGACCGGAGGCGAGGAGGAACGCCGAGAGGAAATCATCGTCGCGGGCGACCACGAAGCCGACGCCGACGCGGATGCGGACGAACCGCTCGTAGCGGACGCAGAACCCGAAGACGCGCCCTCGGAGCGGTCGGTGGACGCGGACGACGGCGAGTCGAAGGCAGACGAACCGCTCGTCGAATCCGCCGAACCAGACGCCGAGGAGGACCCGCAGATACCGTTCGCGAGCGACGACGGCGCGGACGGCGCGGACGACGCGGACGACGCGGACGATGCGAACGACGAAGACGACGCGGACGACGAGGAGGACGAAGACGACGGCGTCTTCACCACGGAGTTAGGCGAGAGCGCGGACGGTGCCGGAAAGCGCGGCGACGACGACGAGAAGAAGGGACTGTTCGGTCGATTCCTCGGTTGACCCGCCGACCCCGAGCGCCGACGAACGGGAAGTTCTTTTACGCGTCTGGTCGCAGGCGTTGGTATGGCAGAATCTAGCTCTAGCGTCCCGTTTTGGTGGATAGTCCTCTTCGTCGTGCTGGCGTTGGGTGCGGGAGCGCTCGCCGTCTCCTCGGTCGGCGGGTCGCTCCTCTCGTCGCCGGGCGTCGTAGTGCCCGCGTTCGGACTATAGCCTACATCGAGTCGGGCGCTTCGATACCCAACACCCAGAGCGCGTTCGCCACCGTGTGGCGCGCTGCCTCGACGAGTCCGAGACGGGCGGCGGCCACGTCGTCGTCGTCGGCGTTCAGCACCGAACACTCGCGGTAGAAGGTGTTGAACGTCTCCGCGAACTGGCGGACGTACGTCGCCACGACGTGCGGTTCCAAGCCGTCGGCCGCCTCCTCGACGACGAAGGGGAAACGCGCGATGGTCGCGACCAGTTCACGCTCCTCCGGGCCGTCGAGAAGCGAAGCGTCGGTGGACGCCTCGATGCCGGACGCCTCGGCTTCCTCGACGATGCCGCAGCACCGAGCGTGGACGTACTGGACGTACGGCGCGGACTGAGCCTCGAAGTCGAGCGCTCGCTCCCACTCGAACGTGATTCCCTTCGTCGGTTGCTTCGAGACGATGTCGTAGCGAACGGCACCGATGCCGACCTGTCGGGCGATGCGTTCGACGTCCTCGTCGTCGAGTTCGTCGTCGCGGATGCGACTGTCGAGGCGCGACTCGACTTCCTCGCGTGCGCGTTGGACCGACTCGTCCAACAGGTCGTCTAAGTCGACGCCCGTCCCCTTCCGGGTGGACATCCCGCCCTCGGGGAGGTTCACCCACGAGTAGAACGTCTGACGGAGGTTCTCGGTGTCGTTCCCGAGGATTTCGAGTGCGGTCTCCAACTGTTCGGCCTGCAGTTTGTGGTCCTCGCCGAGGACCGTCACCGCCTCGTCGTAGTTGTCGAACTTCCACTCGTGGTGCGCCAAGTCGCGCGTCGTGTACAGCGTCGTCCCGTCCGACCGGAGGAAGACGAGGTTCTTCTCGAAGTCGAACGACGAGAGGTCGAGTTGCCACGCGTCCTCCTCGTAGACCGAGTACTCGGAGTCTTTCAGTCGCCGGACTACCTCTTCTGCGTCGCCGTTGCGGATGAACTTCGTCTCCTTGACGAACCGGTCGAACTCCGCGGGCAGGCGTTCCAAAGAGGCGGTCATCCCCGAGAGCACCTGGTCAACCACGACGGCGACGCGTTCGAACGTCTCCTCGTCGCCCGCTTCGAGGCCCTGCATGATGCTCGCAATCTCCTCTTCTGCGGCCTCCGCGTCCTCCTCGTCGGCGTCTTCGAGGAAGGCGTTGCCCTTCCGGTAGTAGCGCACTAAGTCGTAATCGGAGCGGTCCCGTTCGGGGTCGGGGAGGTCGGACTCGTCGAACGTCTCGTAGGCCCACGTGAAGACGGCGACCTGTCGCCCGGCGTCGTTGACGTAGTAGTGACGCTCCACGTCGTTCCCGGCGAAATCGAGGATGCGCGCGATGGCGTCGCCGAGGATGGGGTTCCGGGCGCGTCCCACGTGGACGGGGCCCGTCGGGTTCGCACTCGTGTGTTCGACGACCACGTCCTTGCCCGTGTCGGAGAGGCGTCCGTACTCGTCGTCGCGGCCCGCCTCGACCGTCTCGGCGTAGTAGGCGTCGGAGACGTGGAAGTTCACGTACGGCCCCTGCGGCGTCGCGGAGTCGAGGTACGTGTAGCCGGTGGCGTCTATCTGCTCTGCGATGTCGACTGCGACTTTCGGCGGCGGCGCGCCGACTTCGCCCGCCAGTCGGAAGGCGGCGCTGGACGCCAGCGTCGCGGAGACGCCGTCCGGCGGCTCTTCGACGCCGAGGTCGTCGGTCGGCAGGTCGAGCGCGGAGAGTGCAGTAGAGACCGCATCTTCGACCTCCGAACGGAACTCTCGAAACATGCTCGGAGGTTCTCGCGGCGCGGCTAAAGGACTTTCCGAACCGCGACGACGCTCTCGGACCCGCGTTTCGGACCGCCCCGACGCGGCCGTCGCCGCCGCAACCGACGCACTTACCCTCGCTCTCCGACTACCCGACCACGAACCCGTCCGTAGGGGAGACCGACTCCGAACGCTACGGTTCTCACTTCTGTTACGCGTCTCATATCCGGTACGCTTATTCCGAGCCGATTCGAAGACGGGGACATGTCAGAATCGGCAGTCGCCGCCGTCGGCTACGACGAACTGGCCGCGTTGAAGTTCGTCGCCATCGAAGGCGGGTGCTCCGGCCCGGTGAAAGTCTCTTGCTCCGGTCTGGCGTCGCGTCTCGACGCGTCGAGCCAGACCGCCTCGCGCCGCCTCCAACGACTCGAAGAGGCCGGTTACGTCGAACGCGACGTGGTGTCGGACGGCCAGTGGGTTTCGGTTTCCGAGGACGGCGAGGCGGCCCTTCGGCGGGAGTACGCCGACTACCGTCGAATCTTCGAGACGGAGGACGCGGAGGCGGTCGAACTCGGCGGCACCGTCACCGGCGGTATGGGCGAGGGCAAACACTACATCTCGCTTTCGGGCTACATGCGGCAGTTCGAGAACCGCCTCGGCTACGAACCGTTCCCGGGGACGCTCAACGTCCGCTTGGACGACGGGAGCGTTCGGGCGCGCGCCGGGATGGCGTCGCTCTCTGCGGTCGCCATCGATGGGTGGGAGGACGACGAACGGACGTTCGGCCCGGCGGCCTGTTACGCCGCGACGGTCGAGTTCGAGGACCAATCGTACGCGCCGGCCCACATCATCGTCCCCGAACGCACCCACCACGACGAGAGCCAACTCGAGATTATCGCGCCCGAGAAACTCCGAGACGAACTCGAACTCGCGGACGGCGACCACGTCACCGTCCGCGTGGAGGAGGTGTGACCGTGACGACGACGAAACAGACCGACGACGCGTTCGGTCGCGCCCTCGCGGCGTTCCGCGCGGGTGACCCGATTCTCGTCCACGACTTCGACGACAGGGAAGGCGAGACGGACATCATCTACCCCGCCCACTCGGTGGCGGCGGCGGACGTGGCCCGCCTCCGAAACGACGCGGGCGGACTCGTCTGCGCCGCCGTCTCCGACGCCGCCGCCGAGGCGATGAACCTCCCCTTCTTGGGGTCCGAAATCGACCACCCGGCCGCCGCCGACCACGAATTGGCGTACGACGACCGGTCGTCGTTCTCGCTCCCGGTGAACTACCGCGAGACGTTCACGGGGATAACCGACGACGACCGAGCGCTCACCATCACGAAACTGAGCGAGGCGGCCGACGCCGCCGTCGACGGCGAGTACGACGCCGACGACTTCGCGGCGGACTTCCGAACGCCCGGCCACGTCACCCTCCTCCGGGGTGCGCCCGGACTCCTCGACGA
This region includes:
- the argS gene encoding arginine--tRNA ligase; its protein translation is MFREFRSEVEDAVSTALSALDLPTDDLGVEEPPDGVSATLASSAAFRLAGEVGAPPPKVAVDIAEQIDATGYTYLDSATPQGPYVNFHVSDAYYAETVEAGRDDEYGRLSDTGKDVVVEHTSANPTGPVHVGRARNPILGDAIARILDFAGNDVERHYYVNDAGRQVAVFTWAYETFDESDLPDPERDRSDYDLVRYYRKGNAFLEDADEEDAEAAEEEIASIMQGLEAGDEETFERVAVVVDQVLSGMTASLERLPAEFDRFVKETKFIRNGDAEEVVRRLKDSEYSVYEEDAWQLDLSSFDFEKNLVFLRSDGTTLYTTRDLAHHEWKFDNYDEAVTVLGEDHKLQAEQLETALEILGNDTENLRQTFYSWVNLPEGGMSTRKGTGVDLDDLLDESVQRAREEVESRLDSRIRDDELDDEDVERIARQVGIGAVRYDIVSKQPTKGITFEWERALDFEAQSAPYVQYVHARCCGIVEEAEASGIEASTDASLLDGPEERELVATIARFPFVVEEAADGLEPHVVATYVRQFAETFNTFYRECSVLNADDDDVAAARLGLVEAARHTVANALWVLGIEAPDSM
- the ribB gene encoding 3,4-dihydroxy-2-butanone-4-phosphate synthase produces the protein MTTTKQTDDAFGRALAAFRAGDPILVHDFDDREGETDIIYPAHSVAAADVARLRNDAGGLVCAAVSDAAAEAMNLPFLGSEIDHPAAADHELAYDDRSSFSLPVNYRETFTGITDDDRALTITKLSEAADAAVDGEYDADDFAADFRTPGHVTLLRGAPGLLDDRRGHTELGLALADEAGIGPAVVVCEMLDDESGAALPTAAAREYAERRGFPFLDGDSIVDSLA
- a CDS encoding DUF120 domain-containing protein, which gives rise to MSESAVAAVGYDELAALKFVAIEGGCSGPVKVSCSGLASRLDASSQTASRRLQRLEEAGYVERDVVSDGQWVSVSEDGEAALRREYADYRRIFETEDAEAVELGGTVTGGMGEGKHYISLSGYMRQFENRLGYEPFPGTLNVRLDDGSVRARAGMASLSAVAIDGWEDDERTFGPAACYAATVEFEDQSYAPAHIIVPERTHHDESQLEIIAPEKLRDELELADGDHVTVRVEEV